A single region of the Oleispira antarctica RB-8 genome encodes:
- the leuA gene encoding 2-isopropylmalate synthase., translated as MSQDNLIIFDTTMRDGEQSPGASMTKNEKIRIGKALEKMKVDVIEAGFAAASPGDFESIQAVAENVKFSTICSLARAVDRDIEHAAEALKKAERARIHTFIATSPIHMKYKLRMQPDEVIERAVYAIKKSRSFVEDVEFSCEDAGRSEIDFLCRIIEAAINAGARTINIPDTVGYAIPSEFGATIKTLIERIPNADKAIFSVHCHNDLGLAVANSLAAVVNGARQVECTINGLGERAGNASLEEIVMATRTRHDLFNISTNIDATQIVPTSRLVSSITGFPVQPNKAIVGANAFAHESGIHQDGVLKHRETYEIMKAEDVGWGANKMIMGKHSGRAAFRSRLEELGVKFATDEALNNAFARFKELADKKHEIFDEDLQALVSESNAKTACERFKLVSLSAHSQTGEIPTSEIVLNMDGKEHTAKSEGSGPVDAAFKAIEQIVQSKVSLQLYNVNAITEGTDSQGEVTVRLEKGGRIVNGSGADTDIVIASAKAYICALNMLLDGKERQHPQTEGV; from the coding sequence ATGAGCCAAGATAACTTAATCATATTTGATACGACTATGCGTGATGGCGAGCAAAGCCCTGGCGCTTCCATGACAAAAAACGAAAAAATTCGTATCGGTAAAGCCCTCGAAAAAATGAAGGTTGATGTTATTGAAGCTGGTTTCGCCGCCGCTAGCCCTGGTGATTTTGAATCCATTCAAGCCGTCGCTGAAAACGTTAAATTTAGTACGATCTGTAGTCTAGCACGTGCGGTTGATCGTGATATTGAGCATGCAGCTGAAGCGTTAAAGAAAGCGGAGCGTGCACGTATTCATACTTTTATTGCAACGTCTCCTATTCATATGAAGTACAAGCTGCGTATGCAGCCTGATGAAGTGATTGAGCGTGCCGTTTATGCAATTAAAAAATCTCGTAGCTTTGTAGAAGATGTTGAATTTTCTTGTGAAGATGCGGGCCGTTCTGAAATTGACTTCTTATGCCGCATTATCGAAGCTGCAATTAATGCTGGCGCTCGCACTATTAATATCCCAGATACCGTTGGTTATGCGATTCCTTCTGAATTTGGCGCAACCATTAAAACCTTAATCGAACGTATTCCAAACGCTGATAAAGCCATTTTCTCAGTTCATTGCCACAACGATTTAGGTCTTGCAGTTGCTAACTCATTGGCGGCTGTTGTTAATGGTGCACGTCAGGTTGAATGTACTATTAACGGTTTGGGTGAGCGTGCAGGTAATGCTTCGTTAGAAGAAATTGTTATGGCAACACGTACTCGCCATGACTTGTTTAATATTAGTACTAATATCGATGCCACTCAAATTGTACCAACATCGCGTTTAGTCTCCTCTATTACTGGTTTTCCAGTTCAGCCTAACAAAGCAATCGTGGGTGCAAATGCGTTTGCTCATGAATCAGGTATTCACCAAGATGGTGTATTAAAGCATCGAGAAACCTATGAAATCATGAAGGCGGAAGATGTAGGTTGGGGCGCTAACAAAATGATTATGGGTAAGCATTCTGGTCGTGCTGCATTCCGTAGTCGTTTGGAAGAACTTGGTGTTAAGTTTGCGACGGACGAAGCTTTAAATAATGCATTTGCGCGTTTTAAAGAGTTGGCGGATAAAAAACACGAAATCTTTGATGAAGATTTACAAGCATTGGTTTCAGAAAGTAATGCTAAAACGGCCTGCGAACGCTTCAAACTAGTCTCTTTATCTGCCCACAGTCAGACTGGTGAAATACCGACTTCCGAAATTGTTCTCAATATGGACGGTAAAGAACACACAGCAAAATCTGAGGGAAGCGGCCCTGTTGATGCGGCATTTAAAGCGATCGAACAAATTGTTCAGTCCAAAGTTAGCTTGCAGCTTTACAATGTCAATGCCATAACAGAAGGCACAGATTCACAAGGTGAAGTGACTGTGCGTTTAGAAAAAGGCGGCCGGATTGTTAATGGCAGTGGCGCTGATACCGATATCGTTATTGCATCGGCTAAAGCTTATATCTGTGCGCTGAATATGTTATTGGACGGTAAAGAGCGTCAGCATCCGCAAACAGAAGGTGTTTAA
- the rimI gene encoding Peptide n-acetyltransferase — MPIRLMQESDLDAVMINENAAYDFPCPASIIASNQKRYYCIVFESLAEKDKSAEILGHAILSTVVDEASVLNIAVSPKAQRQRIGYQLMENILAYAASKDCVEVFLEVRESNRPAFTMYHQFGFNEVGIRHNYYPSKQGQEDAILLACYL; from the coding sequence ATGCCCATTCGTTTAATGCAAGAAAGTGATCTTGATGCGGTAATGATTAATGAAAATGCAGCTTATGATTTTCCTTGTCCCGCTTCCATCATAGCGAGTAATCAAAAACGTTATTATTGTATTGTTTTTGAATCCCTTGCTGAAAAAGATAAGTCCGCTGAAATTTTGGGCCATGCCATTTTAAGTACGGTTGTCGATGAAGCCAGTGTCTTGAATATTGCAGTTTCACCTAAAGCACAAAGACAGCGTATCGGTTATCAACTGATGGAGAATATTTTAGCTTACGCAGCCAGTAAAGATTGTGTTGAGGTGTTTCTAGAGGTACGTGAATCTAATCGACCAGCCTTCACAATGTATCATCAGTTTGGTTTTAATGAAGTTGGTATTCGTCACAACTATTACCCAAGTAAGCAAGGGCAAGAAGACGCTATTTTGCTGGCCTGCTATCTCTAG
- a CDS encoding Response regulator: MSTTKSFKKILIIDDEERFAQILGRSLERLGHTTAYATTADDAVQQLSLESFDWISLDLRLGQDSGLTLLPKLRALNNEPRIVVLTGFASIPTAVEAIKLGAFNYLHKPATVKELLTAFEDSNNETEVNIDETPMSVERLEWEHIQRVLHENGGNISSTARALGMHRRTLQRKLQKHPTRS, encoded by the coding sequence ATGAGCACGACGAAGTCTTTTAAGAAAATTCTTATCATTGATGATGAAGAACGTTTTGCACAAATACTAGGCCGCAGTTTAGAACGCCTCGGGCATACAACAGCCTATGCCACCACTGCTGATGACGCAGTACAGCAATTGAGCTTAGAGAGCTTTGATTGGATTAGCTTGGATTTACGCCTAGGACAAGATTCAGGACTCACTTTACTGCCTAAGTTACGAGCACTTAACAATGAGCCTAGAATTGTTGTATTAACTGGCTTTGCCAGCATTCCTACCGCGGTTGAAGCGATAAAGCTTGGTGCTTTTAATTATTTACACAAGCCTGCAACCGTAAAAGAATTATTAACCGCCTTTGAAGACAGCAACAATGAAACGGAAGTGAATATTGATGAAACTCCGATGTCAGTCGAACGACTAGAGTGGGAACATATTCAACGAGTATTGCATGAAAATGGCGGTAATATATCCTCAACAGCACGCGCCCTAGGCATGCACCGCAGGACATTACAGCGTAAGCTGCAAAAACACCCTACTCGAAGCTAA
- a CDS encoding Sensor protein yields the protein MHNSVIPNPQSNLMFVIARLTALRLAIACSLLLLLIYLSTNHAQVALTAWIAVACYAPLLIFGFYHSRHGMQPIHLVIHLLFECQILTIFLFFTGGASNPLISYLLILIVFAAYNLSRLWVWLIAITCILDYSILTQFYQPLQLSISSHHLASQTDQQSFLDWHLAGMWLTFLVSAITLTLLIPALMQSTIRKRQQLTELREKQLKNEQLIGIATLAAGTAHEMGTPLMTMEMILNDSIEHQLALNEGDTELLHQQVMICRQALQRLALAGRNIHNEAESINASHWLTTLLHRWRLSQPNALWCNAGLEHQVDIRKSPLLDQALLNLLDNAAQAGSKTIELSSEVIDQQWSLTIHQPDTQASQHLQQHHLFSSHKKHGIGLGLYLSNASIEQFDGQVHLVANRDGSTSCIIRLPCMSNGQ from the coding sequence ATGCACAATTCTGTAATTCCAAACCCTCAAAGCAATCTCATGTTTGTCATTGCGCGCCTCACTGCCTTGCGATTGGCCATTGCCTGCTCACTGCTACTGCTTCTTATTTATCTCAGTACCAACCATGCGCAGGTAGCGCTAACGGCATGGATTGCAGTTGCCTGCTACGCTCCCCTGCTAATCTTTGGTTTCTACCACAGTCGCCATGGAATGCAGCCGATTCATTTAGTGATCCATTTACTCTTTGAATGCCAAATATTAACAATATTTTTGTTCTTTACCGGCGGTGCTAGTAATCCTCTGATTTCTTATCTACTGATCCTCATTGTCTTTGCCGCATATAATTTAAGCCGCCTATGGGTTTGGCTCATTGCCATTACCTGTATTTTAGATTACAGCATCCTCACTCAATTCTATCAGCCTTTACAATTAAGCATTTCTAGCCACCACCTAGCTAGCCAAACCGACCAGCAAAGTTTTTTAGATTGGCACCTTGCAGGCATGTGGCTTACTTTCCTTGTCAGTGCCATCACCCTTACATTACTAATTCCTGCTCTCATGCAATCAACCATTAGGAAGCGTCAGCAGCTAACTGAACTCAGAGAGAAGCAGCTAAAAAATGAGCAACTCATTGGCATAGCCACCCTTGCAGCGGGAACAGCTCATGAAATGGGAACGCCACTTATGACAATGGAGATGATTTTAAACGACAGTATTGAACACCAATTAGCACTCAATGAAGGCGATACTGAATTATTGCATCAGCAAGTAATGATTTGTCGCCAAGCTTTACAGCGCCTAGCCCTCGCAGGGCGCAATATTCATAACGAAGCAGAGTCCATTAATGCAAGTCACTGGTTAACCACGCTATTGCACCGCTGGCGCTTAAGTCAGCCTAATGCATTATGGTGCAATGCGGGTCTTGAACATCAGGTTGATATTCGCAAGTCGCCGCTATTGGATCAAGCACTGCTAAATTTACTCGATAATGCCGCTCAGGCAGGCTCGAAAACCATAGAGCTATCCAGCGAAGTTATTGATCAGCAATGGTCTCTGACTATCCACCAACCAGATACCCAAGCATCACAACACTTACAGCAACATCATTTATTTTCTAGTCATAAGAAACATGGCATTGGCTTAGGCCTTTACCTTAGCAATGCGAGCATTGAACAATTTGACGGCCAAGTACACTTAGTAGCTAACCGCGATGGTTCAACTAGCTGTATAATTCGCCTCCCCTGCATGAGTAATGGCCAATGA
- a CDS encoding Peptide chain release factor 3 has protein sequence MSQFAEEVGKRRTFGIISHPDAGKTTITEKLLLLGNAIQLAGTVKGKKTGRMATSDWMKMEQDRGISITTSVMQFPYKDRMVNLLDTPGHEDFSEDTYRTLTAVDSVLMVIDGAKGVEDRTVKLMDVCRLRDTPIFTFINKMDREVRDQIDVLDEIESVLKIKCAPITWPIGMGKAFRGVYNLYTDTIHLIQPGQASIVPDDVQIQGLNTDEARAELGADVVEEMIEEVELVRGGSYEFNLEEYLAGEMTPVFFGTALANFGIREMLNYFVEWAPAPISREAGDRTVLPTEEKFSGFIFKIQANMDPKHRDRIAFMRICSGTYSRGMKMRHSRLGKDIKVADAVTFLAGDRTNVEEAISGEIIGLHNHGTIQIGDTFTQGEDMRFTGIPHFAPELFKRVRLKDPLKMKQLQKGLQQLSEEGATQLFMPLNNNDLILGAVGVLQFDVVQQRLRDEYKVECIYEPISVSTARWVYCDDEKIFAEFKRKSAENLAVDGGGHLTYIAPTRVNLSLTQDRFPEVEFSATREH, from the coding sequence ATGAGTCAGTTTGCAGAAGAAGTTGGAAAACGTCGCACATTCGGCATTATTTCCCACCCTGATGCGGGTAAAACCACCATCACCGAAAAACTTTTATTGTTAGGTAATGCTATTCAGTTAGCAGGTACGGTGAAGGGTAAAAAAACTGGCCGCATGGCAACGTCAGATTGGATGAAAATGGAGCAAGATCGTGGTATCTCGATCACCACCTCCGTCATGCAGTTTCCGTATAAAGATCGCATGGTAAACCTGCTCGATACGCCAGGACACGAAGATTTCTCGGAAGATACTTACCGCACATTAACCGCAGTCGACTCTGTGTTAATGGTAATTGATGGCGCTAAAGGCGTGGAAGATCGAACGGTTAAGCTGATGGATGTCTGTCGCTTACGGGATACGCCGATTTTCACCTTTATCAATAAAATGGATCGCGAAGTGCGTGATCAAATTGATGTGTTAGATGAAATTGAATCCGTTTTAAAAATTAAATGTGCCCCGATTACTTGGCCTATTGGTATGGGAAAAGCGTTTCGTGGTGTTTATAACCTGTACACCGATACCATTCATTTAATTCAACCAGGGCAAGCAAGTATTGTTCCTGATGATGTGCAGATCCAGGGTCTGAATACAGACGAAGCCCGCGCAGAGCTAGGCGCCGATGTCGTTGAAGAGATGATTGAGGAAGTTGAGCTAGTTCGTGGCGGAAGCTATGAGTTCAATCTAGAGGAATACCTTGCGGGTGAAATGACCCCTGTCTTCTTTGGTACTGCATTGGCGAATTTTGGTATTCGTGAAATGCTAAATTACTTTGTTGAGTGGGCGCCAGCACCTATTAGCCGTGAAGCGGGTGATCGTACCGTATTGCCGACAGAAGAAAAATTCAGTGGGTTTATTTTTAAGATTCAAGCCAATATGGATCCTAAGCACAGAGATCGCATTGCGTTTATGCGTATTTGCTCAGGCACTTATAGTCGTGGCATGAAAATGAGACACTCACGCTTAGGTAAAGACATTAAAGTCGCCGATGCCGTAACCTTCTTAGCTGGCGACCGCACCAATGTTGAAGAAGCTATTTCGGGCGAAATTATCGGCTTACACAACCATGGCACAATTCAAATCGGCGATACTTTCACTCAAGGTGAGGATATGCGCTTTACGGGTATTCCTCATTTCGCTCCAGAGTTATTTAAACGTGTACGATTAAAAGACCCATTAAAGATGAAGCAGTTGCAGAAAGGTTTGCAGCAGTTATCGGAAGAGGGTGCGACTCAGTTATTTATGCCTTTAAATAATAACGATCTGATATTAGGTGCAGTCGGTGTGTTGCAGTTCGATGTTGTTCAGCAGCGCTTACGCGATGAATATAAAGTTGAGTGTATTTATGAGCCGATCAGCGTGAGTACGGCGCGCTGGGTTTATTGCGATGACGAAAAAATATTCGCTGAATTTAAGCGTAAGTCGGCTGAAAACTTAGCGGTCGATGGCGGTGGCCACCTGACCTATATTGCGCCAACTCGCGTCAATCTAAGCTTAACCCAAGATCGTTTCCCTGAAGTGGAATTTAGCGCGACTCGTGAGCATTAA
- a CDS encoding Peptide chain release factor 3: MIAYFIISISMTALICYGAYRIFQQRVNTCQLTLDDAKGYYLIAAILIGFLGSALSFYVGQVLGYSNQEESSSAMALAILLDIMAALLTLIWGLVKFHQPEKY; the protein is encoded by the coding sequence ATGATCGCTTATTTCATAATTTCAATATCCATGACGGCGTTAATCTGTTATGGTGCGTACCGAATTTTCCAGCAGCGGGTCAACACCTGTCAGCTGACACTCGATGATGCAAAAGGCTATTATCTGATAGCGGCCATACTGATTGGCTTCTTAGGTAGTGCCCTTAGCTTCTATGTAGGCCAAGTATTGGGCTACAGTAATCAGGAAGAAAGCTCTAGTGCTATGGCGTTGGCCATCTTGTTAGACATTATGGCAGCCCTCCTGACTTTAATTTGGGGTCTGGTGAAATTTCACCAGCCTGAAAAATATTAA